The following are encoded together in the Stegostoma tigrinum isolate sSteTig4 chromosome 20, sSteTig4.hap1, whole genome shotgun sequence genome:
- the LOC125461703 gene encoding cytochrome P450 26A1 isoform X3, translating to MKVRKYGYIYKTHLFGNPTVRIMGAENVKQILLGEHKLVSVQWPASVRTILGAGCLSNLHHSEHKHRKRVILKAFSREALQNYIPVMGEEIRAGVRRWLDSGSSVLVYPEMKRLMFGIAMRILLGFEPTHTSPQTQRELIQVFEEMIRNLFSLPIDVPFSGLYRGLKARNVIHAKIEENIRKKVARRESTGQFKDALQLLIEQSEQPLRLQELKESATELLFAGHETTASTATSVVTFLALHPEVLHKVRRELQEQGLLNSDGTEITHITMELLEQLKYTGSVIKETLRLSPPVPGGFRVALKTFVINGYQIPKGWNVIYSICDTHDVATNFSKKDEFNPDRFMEGCSENDSCRFSYIPFGGGSRSCVGKEFAKILLKIFTVELVRACDWELLNGPPTMKTNPTVYPVDNLPTKFTPFPYNI from the exons ATGAAAGTGCGAAAGTACGGCTACATCTACAAGACCCATCTGTTCGGGAATCCGACGGTGCGGATCATGGGAGCCGAGAACGTGAAGCAGATCCTATTGGGAGAGCACAAGCTGGTCTCGGTACAATGGCCCGCCTCGGTGCGGACCATTCTGGGAGCCGGCTGCTTGTCAAACTTACACCATTCGGAGCACAAACACAGGAAGAGG GTGATCTTGAAAGCCTTCTCGCGGGAAGCTCTGCAAAATTACATCCCGGTGATGGGCGAGGAGATCCGGGCCGGCGTCCGGCGGTGGTTGGACagcggctcctctgtgctggtcTACCCCGAAATGAAGCGTCTCATGTTCGGCATCGCGATGCGGATTCTGCTGGGCTTCGAACCGACACACACCAGCCCGCAAACTCAACGGGAGCTCATCCAGGTCTTTGAGGAGATGATCCGCAATCTCTTCTCCCTGCCCATCGACGTGCCGTTCAGCGGCTTATATCGG GGACTGAAGGCGAGGAATGTGATCCACGCGAAAATCGAGGAGAACATCAGGAAAAAGGTGGCGAGACGCGAATCCACCGGGCAATTCAAAGATGCTCTGCAACTTCTGATTGAGCAGAGTGAGCAACCCCTGCGTTTACAG GAGCTGAAGGAGTCCGCTACCGAATTGTTATTTGCAGGACATGAGACGACCGCCAGTACCGCTACTTCCGTGGTCACCTTCCTGGCTTTACACCCGGAGGTACTACACAAGGTCAGGAGGGAACTACAGGAGCAG GGATTACTAAACAGCGACGGCACAGAGATCACACACATCACCATGGAACTGCTCGAACAACTGAAATATACCGGAAGCGTTATTAAAGAAACTCTTCGGCTCAGCCCCCCAGTCCCCGGAGGATTCCGCGTGGCCCTAAAAACCTTCGTGATAAAT GGATATCAGATACCTAAAGGCTGGAATGTTATTTACAGTATTTGTGACACACATGACGTAGCAACAAATTTCTCAAAAAAAGATGAGTTTAACCCAGATCGCTTCATGGAGGGCTGCTCAGAAAATGATTCCTGCAGATTCAGCTACATTCCTTTTGGAGGCGGCTCCAGGAGTTGTGTGGGCAAAGAGTTTGCCAAGATTCTCCTCAAGATCTTCACAGTGGAGCTCGTCAGGGCTTGTGACTGGGAACTTTTAAATGGGCCTCCTACCATGAAAACCAATCCCACCGTGTATCCAGTGGACAACTTGCCCACGAAATTCACACCATTCCCGTACAACATATGA
- the LOC125461703 gene encoding cytochrome P450 26A1 isoform X2 — protein sequence MVLATLCATFLCTFVLPLALFLAAVKLWEVYCISGRDPACEKPLPPGSMGLPFLGETLHLVLQRYKFLKMKVRKYGYIYKTHLFGNPTVRIMGAENVKQILLGEHKLVSVQWPASVRTILGAGCLSNLHHSEHKHRKRVILKAFSREALQNYIPVMGEEIRAGVRRWLDSGSSVLVYPEMKRLMFGIAMRILLGFEPTHTSPQTQRELIQVFEEMIRNLFSLPIDVPFSGLYRGLKARNVIHAKIEENIRKKVARRESTGQFKDALQLLIEQSEQPLRLQGLLNSDGTEITHITMELLEQLKYTGSVIKETLRLSPPVPGGFRVALKTFVINGYQIPKGWNVIYSICDTHDVATNFSKKDEFNPDRFMEGCSENDSCRFSYIPFGGGSRSCVGKEFAKILLKIFTVELVRACDWELLNGPPTMKTNPTVYPVDNLPTKFTPFPYNI from the exons ATGGTCTTGGCTACACTTTGTGCTACCTTCCTGTGCACTTTTGTGTTGCCCCTGGCGCTTTTCCTGGCCGCCGTGAAGTTGTGGGAAGTTTACTGTATCAGTGGAAGGGACCCAGCCTGTGAAAAGCCCCTACCCCCGGGCTCCATGGGGCTGCCTTTCTTGGGAGAGACCCTCCACCTAGTCCTGCAG AGATACAAGTTCCTGAAAATGAAAGTGCGAAAGTACGGCTACATCTACAAGACCCATCTGTTCGGGAATCCGACGGTGCGGATCATGGGAGCCGAGAACGTGAAGCAGATCCTATTGGGAGAGCACAAGCTGGTCTCGGTACAATGGCCCGCCTCGGTGCGGACCATTCTGGGAGCCGGCTGCTTGTCAAACTTACACCATTCGGAGCACAAACACAGGAAGAGG GTGATCTTGAAAGCCTTCTCGCGGGAAGCTCTGCAAAATTACATCCCGGTGATGGGCGAGGAGATCCGGGCCGGCGTCCGGCGGTGGTTGGACagcggctcctctgtgctggtcTACCCCGAAATGAAGCGTCTCATGTTCGGCATCGCGATGCGGATTCTGCTGGGCTTCGAACCGACACACACCAGCCCGCAAACTCAACGGGAGCTCATCCAGGTCTTTGAGGAGATGATCCGCAATCTCTTCTCCCTGCCCATCGACGTGCCGTTCAGCGGCTTATATCGG GGACTGAAGGCGAGGAATGTGATCCACGCGAAAATCGAGGAGAACATCAGGAAAAAGGTGGCGAGACGCGAATCCACCGGGCAATTCAAAGATGCTCTGCAACTTCTGATTGAGCAGAGTGAGCAACCCCTGCGTTTACAG GGATTACTAAACAGCGACGGCACAGAGATCACACACATCACCATGGAACTGCTCGAACAACTGAAATATACCGGAAGCGTTATTAAAGAAACTCTTCGGCTCAGCCCCCCAGTCCCCGGAGGATTCCGCGTGGCCCTAAAAACCTTCGTGATAAAT GGATATCAGATACCTAAAGGCTGGAATGTTATTTACAGTATTTGTGACACACATGACGTAGCAACAAATTTCTCAAAAAAAGATGAGTTTAACCCAGATCGCTTCATGGAGGGCTGCTCAGAAAATGATTCCTGCAGATTCAGCTACATTCCTTTTGGAGGCGGCTCCAGGAGTTGTGTGGGCAAAGAGTTTGCCAAGATTCTCCTCAAGATCTTCACAGTGGAGCTCGTCAGGGCTTGTGACTGGGAACTTTTAAATGGGCCTCCTACCATGAAAACCAATCCCACCGTGTATCCAGTGGACAACTTGCCCACGAAATTCACACCATTCCCGTACAACATATGA
- the LOC125461703 gene encoding cytochrome P450 26A1 isoform X1, protein MVLATLCATFLCTFVLPLALFLAAVKLWEVYCISGRDPACEKPLPPGSMGLPFLGETLHLVLQRYKFLKMKVRKYGYIYKTHLFGNPTVRIMGAENVKQILLGEHKLVSVQWPASVRTILGAGCLSNLHHSEHKHRKRVILKAFSREALQNYIPVMGEEIRAGVRRWLDSGSSVLVYPEMKRLMFGIAMRILLGFEPTHTSPQTQRELIQVFEEMIRNLFSLPIDVPFSGLYRGLKARNVIHAKIEENIRKKVARRESTGQFKDALQLLIEQSEQPLRLQELKESATELLFAGHETTASTATSVVTFLALHPEVLHKVRRELQEQGLLNSDGTEITHITMELLEQLKYTGSVIKETLRLSPPVPGGFRVALKTFVINGYQIPKGWNVIYSICDTHDVATNFSKKDEFNPDRFMEGCSENDSCRFSYIPFGGGSRSCVGKEFAKILLKIFTVELVRACDWELLNGPPTMKTNPTVYPVDNLPTKFTPFPYNI, encoded by the exons ATGGTCTTGGCTACACTTTGTGCTACCTTCCTGTGCACTTTTGTGTTGCCCCTGGCGCTTTTCCTGGCCGCCGTGAAGTTGTGGGAAGTTTACTGTATCAGTGGAAGGGACCCAGCCTGTGAAAAGCCCCTACCCCCGGGCTCCATGGGGCTGCCTTTCTTGGGAGAGACCCTCCACCTAGTCCTGCAG AGATACAAGTTCCTGAAAATGAAAGTGCGAAAGTACGGCTACATCTACAAGACCCATCTGTTCGGGAATCCGACGGTGCGGATCATGGGAGCCGAGAACGTGAAGCAGATCCTATTGGGAGAGCACAAGCTGGTCTCGGTACAATGGCCCGCCTCGGTGCGGACCATTCTGGGAGCCGGCTGCTTGTCAAACTTACACCATTCGGAGCACAAACACAGGAAGAGG GTGATCTTGAAAGCCTTCTCGCGGGAAGCTCTGCAAAATTACATCCCGGTGATGGGCGAGGAGATCCGGGCCGGCGTCCGGCGGTGGTTGGACagcggctcctctgtgctggtcTACCCCGAAATGAAGCGTCTCATGTTCGGCATCGCGATGCGGATTCTGCTGGGCTTCGAACCGACACACACCAGCCCGCAAACTCAACGGGAGCTCATCCAGGTCTTTGAGGAGATGATCCGCAATCTCTTCTCCCTGCCCATCGACGTGCCGTTCAGCGGCTTATATCGG GGACTGAAGGCGAGGAATGTGATCCACGCGAAAATCGAGGAGAACATCAGGAAAAAGGTGGCGAGACGCGAATCCACCGGGCAATTCAAAGATGCTCTGCAACTTCTGATTGAGCAGAGTGAGCAACCCCTGCGTTTACAG GAGCTGAAGGAGTCCGCTACCGAATTGTTATTTGCAGGACATGAGACGACCGCCAGTACCGCTACTTCCGTGGTCACCTTCCTGGCTTTACACCCGGAGGTACTACACAAGGTCAGGAGGGAACTACAGGAGCAG GGATTACTAAACAGCGACGGCACAGAGATCACACACATCACCATGGAACTGCTCGAACAACTGAAATATACCGGAAGCGTTATTAAAGAAACTCTTCGGCTCAGCCCCCCAGTCCCCGGAGGATTCCGCGTGGCCCTAAAAACCTTCGTGATAAAT GGATATCAGATACCTAAAGGCTGGAATGTTATTTACAGTATTTGTGACACACATGACGTAGCAACAAATTTCTCAAAAAAAGATGAGTTTAACCCAGATCGCTTCATGGAGGGCTGCTCAGAAAATGATTCCTGCAGATTCAGCTACATTCCTTTTGGAGGCGGCTCCAGGAGTTGTGTGGGCAAAGAGTTTGCCAAGATTCTCCTCAAGATCTTCACAGTGGAGCTCGTCAGGGCTTGTGACTGGGAACTTTTAAATGGGCCTCCTACCATGAAAACCAATCCCACCGTGTATCCAGTGGACAACTTGCCCACGAAATTCACACCATTCCCGTACAACATATGA